One segment of Fimbriiglobus ruber DNA contains the following:
- a CDS encoding beta strand repeat-containing protein — MLRNLMTTAFRTRRTSSFRKPVPAVGRPIEELEPRAVPATIAVVGTQLDLTLNTANAGLGIVSAGSTYTLTLTGDTWSGTNDSTLTVTAGVFTSGINIQDSAAATSVAFNDSGANTYRDSIGVSLQNAAAAGITFTGATTFTGSAALSASTTEGILVNSGATVGTSAGNLTLTGNQQTPVSTGNFTGVAVSGTGTVSSQSGDILIQGQGGTGSGTDTGVAVLGTVSAGGTGTVTITGTGGAGGGLLDYGVGITGSVTSGGAVSVTGTGTSSYEAVADAGTINTSSTNAPITITADSLALTVPIFGTGTINSGTGTTTIQPRTPGTLVALGGTETLTGSPLTLGLPAADLAQITAGTLAIGNSTSGNLTVSAAVNLATNPTPISALALATGGTLTVSQPITATGTAGSVALTAGQNVDVAANVTGGGGGVQITGSGLVAKDSTGVTVEGGATVTTTDNGAVTITGTGGAGSEFDEGVGVDGTVTSGGSGAVVVTGTGGAGSGASEYGVVVQDGTVTSGGSGDVTVAGTGGAGNGDFAVGVVVGAGTIKSGGGSVSVTGTAGSGTGNSNGGVGIEGFGGRIGTVTSGGGAVLVTGTSTGTGVAVVVIAGGAMTTAATGAPITITADSFTVDDTSAINSGTGTTTIQPRTPGTLIALGGANVLTGPPLTLGLSTADFARITAGTLVVGSATAGTITVAAPLDLTATAPTLDLVTGGAIANGVAAGTALTVPNLSLSAATGIGAPGAPLTTSVGTLAAANATSGGIAVTNAADFTVGTVGPVAGVTATGQAVSLTATSGTLTVSQPIVATGPTGSVTLTAGQSVDVAANVTGGGGGVQITGSGLVAKDSTGVTVEDGVTVTTTDNGSVKITGTGGAGSGSEDVGIYVGGTVTSGGTGAATVIGIGGQGAETSLTASGSMSVVRSRRAGPGWSPSTAPGEREVGAMTSASMSVVRSRRVGPGWSPLTAPEVRGAGTKTSASLSMVRSRRAGTERSTSTAPGAGGAGTPASVSMSAELLSREEPERSPYLEPGEREIGTPTMGSRYSARSHRPGQPSRSPERETPTAKPCISPTVARSPPAGTRRSPSPPTVCPSEAAALSTRAPGPRRSSPTRPAPSSPWAGTTSCLAPRSLSGCRRPNSLRSRQAL; from the coding sequence ATGCTCCGCAACCTGATGACCACGGCTTTCCGCACCCGGCGTACGTCCTCCTTCCGGAAGCCGGTGCCCGCGGTCGGCCGGCCGATCGAGGAGCTGGAACCCCGGGCCGTCCCGGCCACGATCGCGGTCGTCGGGACGCAACTCGATCTGACCCTCAACACGGCGAACGCCGGCCTCGGCATCGTGTCCGCCGGGTCGACGTACACCCTGACACTGACCGGCGATACCTGGAGCGGGACGAACGATAGTACCCTGACCGTCACCGCCGGGGTGTTCACGTCCGGCATTAACATCCAGGATTCCGCGGCCGCAACCTCCGTCGCGTTCAACGACAGCGGGGCGAACACGTATCGCGACAGCATCGGGGTGTCGCTCCAGAATGCGGCCGCGGCGGGCATCACCTTCACGGGGGCCACCACGTTCACCGGGTCGGCCGCTCTTTCCGCGTCCACGACGGAGGGCATTCTCGTCAACAGCGGGGCCACCGTCGGCACGTCCGCGGGCAACCTCACCCTGACGGGCAACCAGCAGACACCGGTGTCGACGGGGAATTTCACTGGCGTCGCGGTGTCAGGGACCGGGACCGTCAGCAGCCAGTCGGGCGACATCTTAATTCAGGGCCAGGGCGGCACCGGGTCCGGGACCGACACCGGGGTCGCGGTCCTGGGGACGGTCTCGGCCGGCGGGACCGGGACGGTCACGATCACCGGCACCGGCGGCGCCGGGGGCGGACTCCTCGATTACGGCGTCGGCATCACAGGGTCGGTCACGTCGGGCGGAGCCGTGTCGGTGACGGGCACCGGGACGAGTAGCTACGAGGCCGTGGCTGACGCGGGGACAATCAACACGAGTTCGACCAACGCTCCGATCACCATTACCGCCGACAGCCTGGCTCTCACCGTTCCGATCTTCGGGACGGGAACGATCAACTCCGGCACCGGGACCACGACCATCCAGCCCCGGACGCCGGGAACACTCGTCGCCCTCGGCGGGACCGAAACCCTGACCGGCTCCCCGCTCACCCTGGGCCTGCCCGCCGCCGACCTCGCCCAGATCACCGCCGGCACCCTGGCGATCGGCAACAGCACGAGCGGGAATCTGACCGTCAGCGCGGCCGTCAACCTGGCGACTAACCCGACCCCGATCTCGGCGCTCGCCCTGGCGACCGGCGGCACACTTACGGTGTCCCAGCCGATCACCGCGACCGGGACGGCCGGGTCGGTGGCCCTGACCGCCGGGCAAAATGTGGACGTGGCGGCGAACGTGACCGGTGGCGGGGGCGGCGTCCAGATCACCGGGTCGGGGCTGGTGGCGAAAGACTCGACCGGGGTGACGGTCGAGGGCGGGGCGACGGTAACGACGACCGATAATGGGGCGGTGACGATCACCGGCACCGGGGGTGCGGGAAGCGAGTTCGACGAAGGTGTCGGGGTCGATGGTACGGTCACGTCGGGCGGAAGCGGGGCGGTGGTGGTCACTGGCACCGGCGGGGCCGGCAGCGGGGCTTCTGAATACGGTGTTGTTGTCCAGGACGGGACGGTCACGTCGGGTGGGAGTGGGGATGTCACCGTCGCCGGCACCGGTGGGGCCGGCAACGGGGACTTTGCAGTCGGCGTCGTTGTCGGTGCTGGGACGATTAAGTCGGGTGGCGGATCCGTATCAGTGACCGGGACCGCCGGCTCCGGGACCGGAAATTCTAATGGCGGCGTCGGTATCGAGGGTTTTGGGGGTAGGATCGGAACGGTCACATCGGGCGGCGGGGCAGTGTTGGTGACAGGCACTAGCACCGGCACCGGCGTGGCCGTGGTTGTCATTGCAGGCGGGGCGATGACCACTGCGGCGACCGGCGCGCCGATCACCATCACCGCCGACAGCTTCACCGTCGACGACACGAGTGCGATCAACTCGGGCACCGGGACGACGACGATCCAGCCCCGGACGCCCGGCACCCTCATCGCCCTCGGCGGGGCCAACGTCCTCACCGGCCCACCCCTCACCCTCGGGCTGTCGACCGCCGACTTCGCCCGGATCACGGCCGGCACTCTGGTCGTCGGCAGCGCGACCGCCGGAACCATCACCGTCGCCGCCCCGCTCGACCTGACGGCCACCGCCCCGACGCTCGACCTGGTGACCGGCGGGGCGATCGCCAACGGGGTAGCCGCCGGAACCGCCCTCACGGTCCCGAACCTGTCCCTGTCGGCGGCCACCGGGATCGGCGCCCCCGGCGCCCCGCTGACGACGTCGGTGGGTACGCTGGCGGCGGCGAACGCGACCAGTGGCGGGATCGCGGTGACGAACGCGGCCGACTTCACGGTCGGAACGGTCGGCCCGGTCGCCGGGGTGACGGCCACCGGTCAGGCGGTGTCCCTGACGGCCACGAGCGGCACACTCACGGTGTCCCAGCCGATCGTGGCGACCGGGCCAACCGGGTCGGTGACCCTGACCGCCGGCCAGAGCGTGGACGTGGCTGCGAACGTGACAGGCGGTGGGGGTGGCGTCCAGATCACCGGGTCGGGGCTGGTGGCGAAAGACTCGACCGGGGTGACGGTCGAGGACGGGGTGACGGTAACGACGACCGACAACGGGTCGGTGAAGATCACCGGCACCGGAGGAGCGGGAAGTGGGAGCGAGGACGTCGGCATCTATGTCGGTGGTACGGTCACGTCGGGCGGGACCGGGGCGGCCACCGTCATCGGGATCGGGGGGCAGGGAGCGGAAACTTCATTGACGGCGTCTGGGTCGATGTCGGTGGTACGGTCACGTCGGGCGGGGCCGGGGTGGTCACCGTCAACGGCACCGGGGGAGCGGGAAGTGGGAGCGATGACGTCGGCATCTATGTCGGTGGTACGGTCACGTCGGGTGGGGCCGGGGTGGTCACCGTTAACGGCACCGGAGGTGCGGGGAGCGGGGACGAAGACATCGGCATCATTGTCGATGGTACGGTCACGTCGGGCGGGAACGGAGCGGTCAACGTCAACGGCGCCGGGGGCGGGGGGAGCGGGAACTCCAGCGTCGGTATCTATGTCAGCGGAACTATTAAGTCGGGAGGAACCGGAACGGTCACCATATTTGGAACCGGGGGAACGGGAAATAGGAACTCCGACTATGGGATCGAGGTACTCGGCCAGGTCACATCGGCCGGGGCAGCCATCCAGGTCACCGGAACGGGAAACGCCAACAGCGAAGCCGTGTATATCGCCAACAGTGGCACGATCACCTCCGGCGGGAACGCGGCGATCACCATCACCGCCGACAGTTTGTCCGTCGGAAGCGGCAGCACTATCAACTCGGGCACCGGGACCACGACGATCCAGCCCTACACGGCCGGCACCCTCATCTCCCTGGGCGGGGACAACAAGCTGTCTGGCTCCCCGCTCACTCTCGGGCTGTCGACGACCGAACTCGCTCAGATCACGGCAGGCACTCTAG
- a CDS encoding serine/threonine-protein kinase gives MAADPKRVKEIFLAAVEHPDTTSRAAFVGHSCAGDAELRDRVERLLRTHDTGGSFLGTPAAVIPDPDHVEMGSFAARAEPESVGGARGPASPDDGDDHSLFLAPSSRPDSLGRIGHYEVLQVLGRGGFGIVFRAFDDVLHRVVAVKVLAPHVAATSPARKRFLREARWSAAVRHENVVQVYEVGEQPLPYLVMEFIPGESLQALLDRTGPLEVSEVVQIGRQVAAGLAAAHAQGIVHRDIKPANILIESGPNRHVKITDFGLARSADDASLTQSGIIAGTPMFMSPEQAHGSPIDHRADLFSLGSVLYAMCTGRPPFRAAGTLAILKRVTEDAPRPIRDVIPEVPSWLCDIVARLHAKNPADRLATAREVVDLLARGADGAPSSDRVTPPQPAAKEAARSGFPIRRRGVVTVTLAVALILAAGLGLAKMAGVGISREPTAGDLPIPTPVADSLPVATPAAETAQPRKPVVAPQPAAAAAQTPKPALDPAAADAAVWEKSVAALPRAERARAVVARLQKLNPDFNREVNWPVVPGIDLALRGDAVRDLSPVRAMTDTHILIINAKNVTDLTPLRGMELARLDMWRTGVTDLSPLKEMATLRSLNMTGSLNVTDLAPLTGMELVDICIASTGVRDLTPLVGMPLKILNCHGAPVTDLKPIKDLPLRDLMIQVTQVSDLTPVKNMPLKKLIFYDSSVTDLTPLKNLQLEYVGLTPRNITLGLEILRGMTSIQVISVGFGKEWPAAEFWARYDKGEFKK, from the coding sequence ATGGCCGCCGACCCGAAACGCGTCAAAGAAATCTTCCTCGCGGCGGTCGAGCACCCGGACACGACATCCCGCGCGGCGTTCGTCGGCCACTCGTGTGCGGGCGATGCCGAACTCCGGGACCGCGTCGAACGACTGCTCCGGACCCACGACACGGGCGGGAGTTTCCTCGGCACGCCCGCGGCCGTCATACCCGACCCGGACCACGTCGAGATGGGGTCGTTCGCCGCCCGCGCGGAACCCGAATCGGTCGGCGGGGCCCGCGGCCCGGCTAGTCCGGACGACGGCGACGACCATAGTCTGTTCCTCGCCCCGTCGTCACGGCCCGATTCGCTCGGCCGGATCGGTCACTACGAGGTCCTTCAGGTCCTCGGCCGGGGCGGGTTCGGGATCGTCTTCCGGGCGTTCGACGACGTCCTCCACCGGGTCGTCGCGGTCAAAGTGCTGGCCCCGCACGTGGCCGCCACGTCCCCGGCCCGCAAGCGGTTCCTCCGCGAGGCCCGGTGGTCGGCCGCGGTCCGGCACGAGAACGTCGTCCAGGTGTACGAAGTCGGCGAACAACCGCTCCCGTATTTGGTCATGGAGTTCATCCCGGGCGAATCGCTCCAGGCCCTGCTCGACCGGACGGGGCCGCTGGAAGTGTCCGAGGTGGTGCAGATCGGCCGCCAGGTCGCCGCCGGGCTGGCCGCCGCCCACGCCCAGGGGATCGTCCACCGGGACATCAAGCCGGCCAACATCTTGATCGAGAGCGGCCCGAACCGGCACGTCAAAATCACCGACTTCGGCCTGGCCCGGTCGGCCGACGACGCCAGTCTGACCCAGTCCGGGATCATCGCCGGGACGCCGATGTTCATGTCCCCGGAACAGGCGCACGGGTCGCCGATCGACCACCGGGCCGACCTGTTCAGTCTCGGCAGCGTGCTGTACGCGATGTGTACGGGCCGCCCGCCGTTCCGGGCCGCGGGCACCCTCGCGATTCTCAAGCGGGTGACCGAGGATGCGCCCCGGCCGATCCGGGACGTCATCCCGGAAGTGCCGTCGTGGCTCTGCGACATCGTCGCCCGGTTGCACGCCAAGAACCCGGCCGACCGCCTCGCCACGGCCCGGGAGGTGGTCGATCTGCTCGCCCGCGGGGCCGACGGGGCACCATCTTCCGATCGTGTCACACCGCCGCAACCCGCCGCGAAAGAAGCGGCACGCTCCGGCTTTCCGATTCGCCGCCGGGGAGTCGTCACCGTCACGCTGGCGGTCGCGCTGATACTGGCGGCCGGCCTGGGGCTGGCAAAGATGGCGGGCGTCGGTATCAGCCGTGAACCCACGGCCGGCGACCTCCCGATTCCGACACCGGTCGCCGATTCGCTCCCCGTCGCGACGCCGGCCGCCGAGACGGCCCAGCCCCGGAAACCAGTAGTCGCGCCGCAGCCGGCCGCCGCGGCGGCTCAGACCCCGAAACCCGCCCTCGACCCGGCCGCGGCCGACGCGGCGGTCTGGGAGAAGTCGGTGGCCGCCTTGCCGCGGGCCGAACGGGCTCGGGCGGTCGTCGCCCGACTTCAGAAACTGAACCCCGATTTCAACCGCGAGGTCAACTGGCCCGTGGTCCCCGGGATCGATTTGGCTTTGCGCGGCGACGCGGTGCGGGACCTTTCCCCGGTCCGGGCGATGACGGACACCCACATCCTGATAATCAACGCGAAAAATGTCACCGACCTGACACCGCTTCGGGGGATGGAACTGGCCCGGTTGGACATGTGGCGAACGGGCGTGACCGACCTCTCCCCCTTGAAAGAGATGGCGACGCTCCGCTCGCTGAACATGACGGGGTCGCTAAACGTCACGGACCTGGCCCCGTTGACCGGGATGGAACTGGTCGACATCTGTATCGCCTCCACCGGTGTCCGCGACTTGACGCCGCTCGTGGGCATGCCGCTGAAAATCTTGAACTGCCACGGGGCACCCGTGACGGACCTCAAACCCATCAAGGATCTACCCCTCAGGGACTTGATGATCCAGGTCACCCAGGTGTCCGACCTGACGCCGGTCAAAAACATGCCGTTGAAAAAATTGATCTTTTATGACAGCAGCGTCACCGACTTGACGCCCTTGAAAAATCTGCAGCTGGAGTACGTCGGCCTGACGCCCAGGAACATCACCCTGGGGTTGGAGATCCTCCGCGGCATGACTAGCATCCAGGTCATCTCCGTCGGGTTCGGGAAGGAATGGCCGGCGGCGGAATTTTGGGCTCGCTACGACAAAGGAGAGTTCAAGAAGTAA
- a CDS encoding ECF-type sigma factor gives MSEVSHLLNAAASGDQHAAAHLLPLVYDELRKLAAARMAAEATGQTLQPTALVHEAYLRLTSPAERLRWENRGHFFAAAAEAMRRILVDNARRKRTHKHGGQRQRVELNDVPTNPEIADERILALDAALTRFAAEDPIAARVVELRHFAGLSIEDAADALGLSRATAYRHWTYARVWLRDAISETAQDG, from the coding sequence ATGTCCGAGGTCTCTCACCTTCTTAACGCCGCCGCGTCCGGTGACCAACACGCTGCTGCCCACCTTCTGCCTCTCGTCTACGACGAGTTGCGGAAGCTCGCCGCCGCACGGATGGCCGCCGAAGCAACCGGCCAGACCCTTCAACCGACGGCACTCGTACACGAAGCGTATCTTCGGTTGACCAGTCCCGCCGAACGACTCCGGTGGGAAAACCGCGGACACTTTTTCGCCGCCGCCGCGGAGGCCATGCGCCGCATCCTGGTGGATAACGCCCGCCGGAAACGAACCCACAAGCACGGCGGCCAGCGGCAGCGCGTCGAACTGAATGACGTCCCGACCAACCCCGAGATCGCCGACGAACGGATACTCGCCCTGGACGCCGCCCTCACCCGGTTCGCCGCCGAAGACCCGATCGCCGCCCGGGTGGTCGAGTTGCGTCACTTCGCCGGCCTTTCGATCGAGGACGCGGCCGACGCACTCGGCCTCTCCCGGGCCACCGCGTACCGTCACTGGACGTACGCCCGGGTCTGGCTCCGGGACGCCATTTCCGAGACCGCCCAGGACGGATAA
- a CDS encoding 3' terminal RNA ribose 2'-O-methyltransferase Hen1: MLLSITTTHGPAGDLGYLLHKHPDKFQSFNLSFGTAHTYYPEVGDGRCTACLLLDVDAVGLVRGRNPDQDFLLAQYVNDRPYVASSFLSVAIAQVFGSALQGRCKDRPELVTTPIPLEARLDVLPVRGGEGFLRAVFEPLGYEVEATHHPLDEKFPEWGESPYFSVTIRRTVPLSELLTHLYVLVPVFDARKHYFVGHDEMEKLLAKGEGWLARHPAKDEIARRYLGHRLSLYRMALSRLVEDEEPGDGDDETPANERAEQRLEKPLSLNDQRLGAVVAALRASGAKRILDLGCGEGKLLRELLGDRQFEEILGLDVSVRSLEIATRRLKLERLPDAQAKRLKLVHGSLTYRDRRLDGFDAAAVVEVIEHLDPPRLRAFERVLFECARPGTVVLTTPNREFNVTWDALPAGRFRHADHRFEWTRREFHEWATAVATRFGYAVRFLPVGPEHPEYGSPTQMGVFERG, from the coding sequence ATGTTGTTGTCGATCACCACGACCCACGGTCCGGCGGGCGATCTGGGTTACCTGCTCCACAAGCACCCGGACAAATTCCAGTCTTTCAACCTGAGCTTCGGAACTGCCCACACCTACTACCCCGAGGTCGGCGACGGGCGGTGTACCGCCTGCCTACTGCTCGACGTGGACGCCGTCGGGCTGGTCCGGGGCCGCAACCCGGACCAGGACTTCCTGCTCGCCCAGTACGTCAACGACCGACCCTACGTCGCCTCGTCGTTCCTGAGCGTTGCCATTGCCCAGGTGTTCGGGTCGGCCCTGCAAGGCCGGTGCAAGGACCGGCCGGAGCTGGTGACGACCCCGATCCCGCTCGAAGCCCGGCTCGACGTACTCCCGGTGCGGGGCGGGGAGGGGTTCCTGCGGGCGGTGTTCGAGCCGCTCGGGTACGAGGTCGAAGCGACCCACCACCCGCTCGACGAGAAGTTCCCCGAGTGGGGCGAGAGCCCGTACTTCTCGGTCACGATCCGGCGGACGGTCCCGCTGTCCGAGTTGCTCACCCACCTGTACGTTCTGGTCCCGGTGTTCGACGCCCGCAAACACTACTTCGTCGGCCACGATGAGATGGAGAAGCTGTTGGCGAAGGGGGAGGGCTGGCTGGCCCGCCACCCGGCAAAGGACGAAATCGCCCGCCGCTACCTCGGCCACCGGCTGAGCCTCTACCGGATGGCCCTCAGCCGCCTCGTCGAGGACGAGGAACCGGGCGACGGGGACGACGAGACGCCCGCGAACGAACGGGCCGAACAGCGGCTGGAGAAGCCGCTCAGCCTGAACGACCAGCGCCTCGGGGCGGTCGTGGCGGCCCTCCGGGCGAGCGGGGCCAAACGGATTCTCGACCTGGGGTGCGGCGAAGGCAAGCTGCTCCGGGAACTGCTCGGGGACCGGCAGTTCGAGGAGATCCTCGGACTGGACGTGTCCGTCCGCAGCCTCGAAATCGCCACCCGCCGACTCAAGCTGGAGCGGCTGCCCGACGCCCAGGCGAAGCGGTTGAAGCTGGTCCACGGGTCGCTCACGTATCGGGACCGCCGGCTGGACGGGTTCGACGCGGCCGCCGTGGTGGAGGTCATCGAACACCTCGACCCGCCCCGGTTGCGGGCGTTCGAGCGGGTGCTGTTCGAGTGCGCCCGGCCCGGGACGGTCGTCCTGACGACCCCGAATCGCGAGTTCAACGTGACGTGGGACGCGCTCCCCGCCGGCCGGTTTCGCCACGCCGACCACCGCTTCGAGTGGACCCGGCGGGAGTTCCACGAGTGGGCGACCGCCGTGGCGACCCGGTTCGGGTACGCGGTGCGGTTCCTCCCCGTCGGACCGGAGCACCCGGAGTACGGCTCGCCGACGCAGATGGGGGTTTTTGAGCGTGGTTGA
- a CDS encoding HEAT repeat domain-containing protein — MESPRANWLWQMVRVVGAVDRFRVPILHALYDLSDDRSAAQLCELAYKYAAAGDETFRTRLFEIVEQKPFPDSPWLGEEEVVSLAGEQGFLFAARVRGRLLAGREWEWDDGHLIDLATKRLGAEFVNRLLDGSSDDAVRRFRDGWRQEVQKTAARESSPTHRERMVVTPVHDIFRAAEGVSKCFWFRGWGMHADEADLRAVLQRLRVENEPRVIANLARVFSARPLPEFDARLIELCRHGDEDVRTRAFAALEPNAHPLVREFALTELEKGVRSGSVVALFINNYRPGDEDRILEAMELPDDECRLHWLLMDVIKVLEKNPEADCSRLGVIGYALTNCENCRFHAVRLLLSRRAAPGWLADECRYDSGEDCRELVGFPMVATEASSASP, encoded by the coding sequence GTGGAGAGTCCACGGGCGAACTGGCTCTGGCAGATGGTCCGGGTTGTCGGGGCAGTCGACCGGTTCCGCGTCCCGATCCTGCACGCACTATACGACCTGTCGGACGACCGCAGTGCCGCCCAACTTTGCGAACTGGCCTACAAGTACGCCGCGGCGGGGGACGAAACGTTCCGCACCCGACTCTTCGAGATCGTCGAGCAGAAGCCGTTCCCCGACAGCCCGTGGCTCGGGGAGGAAGAAGTCGTGTCCCTGGCCGGCGAGCAGGGCTTCTTGTTCGCCGCCCGGGTCCGCGGAAGGCTGCTGGCCGGTCGTGAGTGGGAGTGGGACGACGGGCACTTGATAGACCTTGCTACCAAACGGCTGGGCGCGGAATTCGTGAACCGCCTCCTCGACGGTTCGTCGGACGACGCGGTCCGCCGGTTTCGGGACGGCTGGCGGCAAGAGGTCCAGAAAACGGCCGCGAGGGAAAGTTCGCCCACCCACCGGGAGAGGATGGTCGTGACCCCGGTGCATGACATCTTTCGAGCGGCCGAAGGTGTAAGTAAGTGCTTCTGGTTCCGGGGTTGGGGGATGCACGCCGACGAAGCCGATTTGCGGGCCGTCCTCCAGCGCCTCCGCGTCGAGAACGAACCGAGGGTCATCGCCAATCTGGCCAGAGTCTTTTCGGCCCGCCCGTTGCCCGAGTTCGACGCCCGGCTGATCGAACTGTGCCGGCACGGAGACGAAGACGTGCGGACGCGGGCATTCGCTGCGCTGGAGCCGAATGCCCACCCCCTCGTACGGGAGTTCGCCCTGACCGAGCTTGAGAAGGGCGTCCGAAGCGGGTCGGTGGTCGCCCTGTTCATCAACAATTACCGGCCGGGAGACGAAGACCGAATTTTGGAGGCGATGGAGTTACCCGACGACGAGTGCCGGCTCCACTGGCTCCTGATGGACGTCATCAAGGTGCTGGAGAAGAATCCCGAGGCCGACTGCTCTCGGCTGGGCGTGATCGGCTACGCCCTGACCAACTGCGAAAACTGCCGGTTCCATGCAGTCCGACTCTTGTTGAGTCGGCGCGCCGCACCCGGCTGGCTTGCGGACGAGTGCCGGTACGACTCGGGCGAAGATTGCCGGGAACTGGTGGGCTTCCCCATGGTAGCGACGGAGGCAAGCAGCGCATCGCCATGA